The following nucleotide sequence is from Aquarana catesbeiana isolate 2022-GZ linkage group LG08, ASM4218655v1, whole genome shotgun sequence.
ggaggacgcactacactaacttgaagctttagctgaacactgtgaggaggacgcactacactatatagtagctatagctgaacactgtgcagaggtcgcactacactaacttgtagctttagctgaacactgtgcactacactaacttgtagctttagctgaacactgtgcagaggtcacactacactaacttgtagctttagctgaacactgtgcagaggtcgcacgaaactaacttgtagctttagctgaacactgttcagaggacgcactacactaacttgtagctttagctgaacactgtgaggaggacgcactacactaacttgtagctttagctgaacactgtgaggaggatgcactacactaacttgtagctttagctgaacactgtgaggaggacgcactacactaacttgtacctttaggtgaacattgttcagaggatgcactacactaacttgtagctttagctgaacactgtgaggaggacgcactacactaacttgtacctttaggtgaacactgttcagaggatgcactacactaacttgtagctttagctgaacactgtgcagaggtcacactaaactaacttgtagctttagctgaacactgtgagcaggacgccctacactaactgtaaatagtctagctgcctgactgtggtactaataggatcagaagaacaccagcaattttcttcaggtagctgtaaatactgtaacaacacaagcctgcctgtcagtaggaagataataacaggaacggatctagctaaactgaatacagtgtatatatatttatatacaacacctgggatgcatatatatatacaatacactgtaagtgcagctaactgactgactgtcctgcctaatctatctaacttaaatcaaatgacactgtctctctgtctctgtccctcaacgccggaacacactacacagggccgccatgcaggtggccttatatagtgtggggcgtgtactaaaccccctgagccataattggccaaagccaccctggttttggccaattacagctctctctacagacggcgctgtgattggccaagcatgcggtcatagtgcatgcttggccaatcatcagccaacaatgcactgctatgccgcagtgaattatgggccgtgacgcgccacacgaatttggcgcgaacggcccatattgttcgcaattcggccaaagggcgaacagacgatgttcaagtcgaatatgggttcgactcgaacacgaagctcatccctaattgtcagggagggtttagtaacagttAGTCTATAGGCAGAAAGATCTACCTGGCCAGccaggctcacctcccgctctcagaggtccggaggtGGAGCTTTCCACTGTAGGGGTGGGGCTTATGGTGGTAGGGGTGGGGCTTTTTCAGTATGGGGGTGgcaatattcgtggtccaggagaggcgatCTCAGCActccgagcacatacagagtacatggggcggggcagggcagggtcagagcgtcagtggagctccctgcaccacccctccctgctgacagagcctccctcagcctaagccGAGCCCAACAGCCGGCTATCTGATAGAACACTGGCTGCGATCCAGTGGGGTGGGCACAGCTCCGGgagctatattagtctgggaggaggggtggggtttttttttcatgcttataCTTTTTGCCGCCCCTCCCCCCATGGTGCCCTTGCCATGGCTGCCAtgccttagatacgccactgcagGCTCTGTCTGTGCAAACCGCACTCCGGACAGGTCACAtactccatagctcccaactgtcccggatttcgagggactgtcccggatttggagcaatgtcccccatGTCCCTCTCTCCTCATAATTTGTCcaccattttggtctgatctatatagttgtatataaaatgcactttttatctttcaaaaagtgtttcccagtgctaaacctttcatccaaattctaaattgctgcatttgtaaattttaaaagccagtataaaagaatagaagtggtaaaaaaaaagcccttgtggatttgattaaccttttttggggttaattctcctttatgggggtgtggcagggggcgtgtcttatatgtttggtagtaggtgtccctcattcccatctcaacacTGTGTGCTTTACACAACACCGCCCCGCAAAACTCACACAGCGCCGGGGACTCGGGCAGAGCGCTGAACAGCGCAGGCAGGGGAGGGAGACACCGGCACGGGAAACCCcattcaaaacccgtactgtccagGTGAAGAGGGCTTCCATAGGTGCCGGAATGGCAGACAAAAAGCCCTGAATTGATTAATAATCAGACAGATGAAGTAACTCTTGGTGTCTTTACAGGTAAACAAGATGTTCAATGTCAGCAGTGAAATGGAGCTAGCCATATATTACAACCCTGAGCTGATGTTCACAATCCTGGTTTTATCTCTCACTACTCTCGTGGGTGTCCCCGGCAATGCTCTGGTGCTTTGGATTACCGGAGTGAAGATGGAGCGGACCGTGACTACCATTTGGTTTGGGAACCTTGCTCTGGCTGATATCATGTGCTGCTTGTGTGTTCCTTTCGGTGTAGTGCAGTCCTTCTACCCAGACTGGCTGTACGGTCCTGTCCTCTGCAAGATGTTATTTTCCATCGTCATCATTAACATGTACACCAGTGTCTTCACCCTGGTGGCTATCAGCGTTGACCGATGGATTCTGGTTGTCCATCCCGTGTGGGCCCGAAATCACAGAAGAATCAAAATGGCGTGGATGATATGCTTGGCTATTTGGATGTTGTCCTGTGTGATGTGTCTTCCTGTCGCCATCTACAAGAGATATCACACCTTTGATAACGAGACCTTGTGTGATTCAGAACCTCACATAAGAGAGTCCTTCTATCTTACATGTGCAATGTTTGGATTTCTGATCCCTCTTATTATCATTTGTATCTGTTACATTCATCTGGCTTTTGCAGTAAAAAATATCAGATTTTCTGAAGTAAGTAGAAAAACCATCAAGATGTCAATAAGTGTTATTGTCGTGTTTTTCATCACCTGGGCCCCCTACCACACCATCGGAGTAATCCTGATATACACTAAAAATGACGTACTGGACATCCTGCACCTTGTCTCACATGCTCTGGCCATATTCAATAGTTGCATCAACCCAATACTCTACGTCTTCATGGGGAAAGATATGAAGCAGAAGCTGAGACAGTCTATTGGCGAGCTCATGCAAAATATATTTAGGGAGAACGTATTATCCCCACCAGGCAATGAGGACCAGCACACCACAGAAGAAAGCCTCCCTATATAATGTATGAAATGGATTTGTAGATATTTTAGCATTTTTAGCTTTATTAGTGATTGTAATTAACTGCCTGATCAAAATCGTATCATTGCGTGTTAGGGCGGCCATACTGTATGTCTTGAATAAGTCACATGGCATCAGGGCTTAGTGCTTATTGACCATTTGGGGTGATAGGTGTTATCAGTATatgtgcacccccctccccccccccctccaagttgtccaatctgtccaccaatCACTAAGCTGGAACAAGTCTTTGTATCTGTAAAGTCAGAAATCTTTATTTCTTTACTTGTTCAGGACATGGGACACACAGTACTGAAGCAAGAGGGTaaacatgacagccaggaaactggCTTCTGCAGATGTAAAGTAACAATGACATATACAGTGTTTATATACATTTATGCTAcccaccaaaataataataataataataataataataataataataataaatagggcttttttcagcaggaacgtgggagaacgcagttccggcaccccctgcactaaatgtatgtaatgacaaggggtgctggggtgtcctAAAGGGCTATTAAAGCTGGCTTCTTGGGGATTTATTGTTATtgggggcatctattgttgctggggaagtctatGCTTTCTGGGGGGCTTTTTTCATTGTTTGGGGTTTCATGGTTGCTGGGAGGGATCGACAATTTAGgaaggggtctactgttgctggctgctagaAGAATTATTCATACTGGCTGataggagatctattgttgcaaGTGGGGGTCTATAGTTGCTGGAGTTAATCTGTTCCTGCTGGTGGGCTATATTGTTgcgggagatctattgttgctggagggtctattgttgctgagaaaGTGTATTGTAGGTGTTGGTAGATCTATTGTTGATGTTGGGGGTTCTATATTTGCTGAAAttgatctattattgctggggcagtctattgttactgggggaatTTATTTTTGCTGTTCGGATCTACTGTtgcttggggatctattgttgctgaaggttTCTATTGTTGCTGAGAGAGGGGGTCTACTGTTGTTgggtgcaggggatctattttactggtTTTCTTGTTATTAGCACATTCCATATAAATTAATTAGCATCAcaaattaaccacttacggaccgcccgccgccgttttacgtcgctactttgaagaggaatatcgttgcagcagctagctgccataagcccGATATCCTCTTCTtgagcgggcggtccactttcagataaaagtggtctctgtggcggtagcggcggaggcaatcagatccttcttcctgttaggcatggagacgagtgaggggaagatggcccccacccgtctccataccactgcagggcggaagcgacatcaaaacattaCTTCTGCCATAGCTCCTAAGGGGACTagttttaaatgtcgcctatggagatttttaagggtaaaagtttgtcgccattccacgagattGGAGGAGTTAGTGCAGGATAAGGAGGAGCTGGAGTGTTAGGAAGGGAGGACGTAGAAGGCTCAGTTGCTGAAGACAAGTCGGTGTGGAAAGTCTCACCCTCCTGTCCCAGAGGAAAAGTTTGGTGGTGCTTCAGGCAAAATGTTTGGCGATTGCGGTCCTTGACGAAGACGGAAAAATTGAGGTATTGTTGATAAATACGGTTGGACCCATCTCAGGTATGGAGTCCTCCTGGTTTGTCTAGTTCAGTCTAGACTACCGGGTAGTAAGAtggtaggggtctgtggtcagttagtaagTCCCTGAGGCAGTGGTGCGGCTACGGACAGAATCTAACTTAGAGGTCCTGCAGATTCCAAAAAGTTTGGGTTTGGCGTTGTCAAGGATCTGCAATCATCTTTCATATAATGTTTATGGTTAAATATGTTTTCGAGTTAATAAAAGGCCAAGTGGCCATTTAAATCCAACACAGTGTCCGTGTCATTAATGGGAAAGGAAGGCAAAGGTTGGGTAGGTACATAACTGAGTTGGGGCAGTAAgttatctgaactaccctagtcaaGGCTTAGTGCACTCTTCACAGCACTTTCTTAAAGGATAAAAGAGTGCATACTCACAAAAGCAAGTACTTTACATTACTATGTACATAAACTCCACCACCAAAAGGTCTTCAACACAAGGAAATACAAATACAAACATTGTAAACCAGCTGATGTGTCTTCAGAGCAAAAACTTTCATTGTGTTGAAGACCTTTTGGTTCTGGAGCCTACGTACAATAATGTTATATTCATTGCTTTTGTGAGTATGCACTCTTTTATCCTTTAATAATGTGCTGTGGACAATGCACTAGGCTTCTGCACCCTTTGTTTTATCTTTAttctagagaaaattgagtactgtccgtgatactttttttatttgcactaacatacaatttttcaggacaagctttcggggtatgtccccttcttcaaggtccaagcagtactgattcacacatttttaagcagaatgttaaaaaaaaaaaaaaaaaaaaaaaaaaagaaaacaaaacacatacaaatcaatggtaatggttgatccgacccaggattttactaagcaattaaaaagtctcattgcgacaatgccaagccacctacattcagaactcatcaatgcaattccggataatccagaaatgggagacttctacatgctgcccaagatccacaagccaggaaatccaggcagacccattataacaggtatgaatacacttactgaacatatctcaggccttgtagaaaacatgttaaaacctttagtcatgaacactgcaagtttcctgcaagacaccactgattttctgaacaagcttaacaatatacaacaattaccacctaatactcttctagtcactatggatgtagaatctctgtacagtaacatccctcacaaggatgggttggcggcatgtcacagattcttatcatcctcaccagaccacaaatacactgctgaggatgtgacacggctcattgaattcattcttacacacaactacttcactttcaataatgacatctatctccagtgtatgggtactgctatgggaagcaaaatggcaccccaatatgcaaatttatttatggctgacctggaggacaaatttctgaacagcatacaacaaaagccatacagatattatcgctatattgatgatatattcatgatatggactgaaggtgaagaaaatctaaaccaattcttttcattgatcaacacttttcacccatctatcaaactaaaaatggactattcgaacatacatgtcaacttcctggacactacagtatacatcagggatgacaagctacacacgtcaatatacagaaaaccgactgaccgatgcagctatcttcatagttccagttttcacccccaacacaccaaacgggccatcatacacagccaggccatcagataccaccgaatttgttcagacccagaagacagagataaacatctcagaacactggcagactccttccataagaaaggttacaaagacaaaaccatcaacaacagcataaacacagccttgaaaacccgaagagaaaatctcctccaatacacagagaaaaaaacaaataaccgagtacctctagtcaccacatacaacccagcactagaagggatcaaaaagataatcaaagatttacaacccattataacagaggatgaaactctgaaaggaatattccaacaacccccattattggctttcagacaaccacccaacctcagacacaaactaatcagcaggaaacttcactctgattatgaagtcaaaaataatggttgcaaaccctgcaataaaaaacgctgcaaactatgcaaccagataaatctatccaaaagtgttacacacacaaatgggaccttctatatcatgggatcttacagctgtacctcaagtaatgttgtgtacctcatccaatgcaaaaggtgcagcaaaggatcttatgttggtgaaacaggacagaagttgcaagtgaggatgaatttgcacagacataccatcaaagaacataaagaagacagtttatgcacacctgtgggacatcatttctcacaatcggaccacactatagaagacctcaatgtcttagttcttaaagggaatttcagaactatccaggaaaggaaaacgtttgaactaagaatgatacttctttttgacacaaagaataatggcctgaatttagacattggtttccttacacattatgctaaagttttacgaccgctctgtgactagcatccccccttgcatcccccccttgctctccctctgtcttatctcactaactctgctgctatctttatttctttattaccattgatttgtatgtgttttgttttctttttttttttttttttttttttttttttaacattctgcttaaaaatgtgtgaatcagtactgcttggaccttgaagaaggggacataccccgaaagcttgtcctgaaaaattgtatgttagtgcaaataaaaaaagtatcacggacagtactcaattttctctgtcacaattgcactaatacggctacaacaaatcaagtatctTTATTCTAGGAAGACAAGAAatccaacatccccccccccccccaggcaggatCATAAATATTCATACCCTCTTCCAGCTGGTTCCACTGCCAATAAACCATCTAGCAGCCGACCAGGAGGACGTCAATATTCATAACTCATCCTTGCTGAATCTCTTTGCACTATGGAAAGGAAAACACCCCAGGAGCAGGCAGAACCAAACAATAACACAGAATTTAGGGAGGACCAAGTGAAAACAGAGCTATAATTTCAATTTAGGCTGATTACAGTCTAGCAGCACTAAATTTAAAGAGTCATCCCTACTAGTGCTATTCTTTATATTGAAACAAGCTCTGAGGGTTTGCAAACATGTTTTTTAAGTGTTAGGTTCGGCAGAGAAAGGCCGTCcatgttaaaaatgtttacagaTCGATGGAGAGAGGACTGCCTCTCTCTCACTCATACAGGATGTCATGTATCTGATGGGAGATTGGGATGAGGAGggcagcctctcttgtatctcttgGCCAACTGCCCCTGGATGGGATGTGAGACAGATGGTCATGTGGTATAGGAGGTACATGAGTGCCAGAGGAGGTTCCTGGAAGAACTTCATTCCAGAGATGCCAACTGGATGGAATCAGCAGGATGTGCAGGCAGGAGTATCATATAAGCAGTTGGTGGGGCTATAGGATGATCCAGCCgaagttaaagaggaactccagcttGGCAGTCCCTTGGACCCCCTATCCAGTTCGCCAGTTTGTGTGGGTAAGAAATTGAAACAAGAAGAGACACCCTACCATTACTGTTCTGTTTCTAGCTAAAAAAttccccagggtccagcgatgtccagATTGTGTCCTATGGCATTCCACCATTGTTTGAAGGTCACAGTATCCCCCCATCATTTGAAGGTCAGAATAAAAGACAGTATagctcctcccccaccccccatctaaCTGCTTGAGCATTGGGGGATTTCCAACCAATGGAGCGGTTTTAAGTATCCAGAAAATTTTAGTGAAGTGGGTTCCCAATGACATCACTGCCAATATTTGGTATTAGTCTGAATATTGACAATCTGTTATTTTTATCACAGGAAATTATctagtgccaacaatttacacagcgctttacatattgtacattcacatcggtccctgccctcaaggagattacaatccAAGGTTCCTACATCTCATACACTCACATACTAGGAAAAATTTAGATAGAAGCCTGTTAagctgccagcatgtctttggattctTGGAGGAtatgggaggacctggaggaatcTCACGCGAGCAGAGGaggaatatgcaaactccatgcagatagtgtcctggtcggAAGTTAAATCCAGGACCCCAGAGTTACAAGGCAAAAGTGCTAGacattattattatagaggatttatatagcgccaacagtttacgtagcgctttacaacttaagATTTTTATTGCCCATATCTGGAATAATATCCAGTATGGGCAGTGATATCATGGGGAACCCATTTTCAGGAGTTCCCAAAATCTTGGGAAACAagaataataaatataccccaaaatgtTCTTCTCCTTGTAATCCTCACATCAGCAGATGGAAATATTAACTTGCGGTCATTGCTGCTAAAAGGTAGAAGAACCAATTGCCAGCTTTCCTCTACTTAAAATTGTACATTTCCCGTCTACAGcaaggataaaaaacaaaaataaagaaaacttgaAAGGGACAAATACCCACTGATGGCATTTTAGTTTAGGGACGGCTTCTTACCTGCTTAAAAAACGATTTCACAAAAAACCTGCAGGAAGGAAGTCGGTATGTTACCATAATAGTTGTGTAAGTTAAGGGAAGAATACATTTTAATCATCATTTGTTACTCTGAAATATTCCGAGGAGGTGGAAGGTTCTTCTCTCCATCTGCTGCAGACTAGTAGAGGTAAGACCGACCATGGAGAAGTCATTGAGAAGAGTGAGAGGAAAAAAGTGAAATTGAAATGggaaagaggaggaaggagaatgaggaagacaaaAGGAGAATAAATGGGGGTTAGATATAAAGGTAGACAGGCAGAGAGAAGAGGCAAGAGATATAAGAAGATGACATAAAAGTATGAAAGGTGAGAGGACCCTGGCATGTATGACAATggaaagtatgtacaggagaggagtgtagagagtATGACAATGAGGGTGGGTGCAAAAGAGGAATTTGGGGCATGTAATGAAAAGTGGGTGCAGGAGAGGGCtgtggtggctagggatgagccgaacacccccctattcggttcgcaccagaacatgtgaacaggaaaaaagtttgttcgaacacgcgaacaccgttaaagtctatgggacacgaacatgaataatcaaaagtgctaattttaaaggcttatatgcaagttattgtcataaaaagtgtttggggacccgggtcctgccccaggggacatggatcaatgcaaaaaaaagttttaaaaacagctgttttttcaggagcagtgattttaataatgtttaaagtcaaacaataaaagtgtaatatccctttaaatttcgtagctggggggtgtctatagtatgcctgtaaaggggcgcatgtttcctgtgtttagaacagtctgacagcaaaatgacatttcgaaggaaaaaacccatttaaaactacccgcggctattgcattgccgacaatacacatagaagttcattgataaaaactgcatgggaattccccacaggggaaccccgaaccaaaatgaaaaaaaaaaaaaatgacgtggaagtccccctaaattccataccaggcccttcaggtctggtatggatattaaggggaaccccggccaaaattaaaaaaaaaaatgacgtggggttccccctaaattccataccagacccttcaggtctggtatggattttaaggggaaccccacgctaaaaaaaaaaaaaaaaaaacggcttggggtccccccaaaaatccataccagacccttatccgagcacgcaacctggcaggccgcaggaaaagaggaggggacaagagtgcagccacccctcctgaaccgtaccaggccacatgccctcaacattgggagggtgctttggggtagccccccaaaacaccttgtccccatgttgatgaggacaagggcctcatctccacaaccctggccggtggttgtgggggtctgcgggcgggggggcttatcggaatctagaagccccctttaacaaggggacccccagatcccggccccacccctgtgtgaaatggtaagggtgtacttacccctaccatttcactaaaaaactgtcaaaaatgttaaaaatgacaagagacagtttttgacaattcctttatttaaatgcttcttctttcttcctttatcttcttcttcttctggttctcctggctcttctggttcttcctctggctttctcgtccagcatctc
It contains:
- the LOC141105198 gene encoding C3a anaphylatoxin chemotactic receptor-like; this translates as MFNVSSEMELAIYYNPELMFTILVLSLTTLVGVPGNALVLWITGVKMERTVTTIWFGNLALADIMCCLCVPFGVVQSFYPDWLYGPVLCKMLFSIVIINMYTSVFTLVAISVDRWILVVHPVWARNHRRIKMAWMICLAIWMLSCVMCLPVAIYKRYHTFDNETLCDSEPHIRESFYLTCAMFGFLIPLIIICICYIHLAFAVKNIRFSEVSRKTIKMSISVIVVFFITWAPYHTIGVILIYTKNDVLDILHLVSHALAIFNSCINPILYVFMGKDMKQKLRQSIGELMQNIFRENVLSPPGNEDQHTTEESLPI